Proteins from one Coccinella septempunctata chromosome 5 unlocalized genomic scaffold, icCocSept1.1 SUPER_5_unloc_1, whole genome shotgun sequence genomic window:
- the LOC123322473 gene encoding uncharacterized protein LOC123322473 encodes MDRAHGDLEYETFQFLSGHGCFGTYRKKIGKSNSAQCWNCQRLDKPDHILFCRKWEDTRKDLARATDGNPDFKYTKHNIVAKILENEVKWNLITEWIRTVMKAKAEEERERENAGRKPEQARYGDDGMMQPKMTTKPDYDHPDPNSSHIPRA; translated from the exons ATGGACCGGGCACACGGAGATCTCGAGTACGAAACCTTCCAATTCCTGAGCGGGCATGGCTGCTTTGGGACCTATAGAAAGAAGATAGGAAAGAGTAATAGCGCCCAATGTTGGAACTGCCAAAGATTGGACAAGCCGGACCACATCCTCTTCTGCAGAAAATGGGAAGATACCAGGAAAGACCTGGCAAGGGCAACAGACGGAAACCCGGACTTTAAATACACCAAGCACAACATCGTAGCAAAGATTCTCGAGAATGAGGTTAAGTGGAATCTTATCACAGAATGGATCCGGACCGTCATGAAGGCGAAGGCAGAAGAGGAGAGAGAACGGGAAAACGCCGGAAG GAAGCCCGAACAAGCCAGATATGGAGACGACGGAATGATGCAGCCCAAGATGACGACCAAGCCTGACTACGACCATCCCGACCCCAATTCCTCTCACATTCCAAGGGCTTAA
- the LOC123322474 gene encoding chemotaxis regulatory protein ChePep-like: MADLKTYDVPQEGRIEIDPESLPAIAGCPTDSGGGGNETPNKKSDTQVNIFRKSTKLKRTPPSRRDESEKSALEMKEAGKSLGDQAVLPVEETGRMGKKKRRRHREGAEIFETAQRLREARQRRMEEEKEDAGKPTKDESREKQKEEMETSEAQKPTEDKTIRGKQIVTSSPKVEQKYVDMGISGQEEIVSPEESLSDWFFDFAVGTNPSKRKRVETPKNLSIKKESLDNLIVNMTEIEEELTKLLNTEAVIKETMMKELKRIRDLITEEIFEAKRIGEQ; this comes from the coding sequence ATGGCGGATCTTAAAACGTATGATGTACCCCAGGAGGGTAGGATCGAAATCGATCCAGAATCCCTCCCTGCTATTGCGGGCTGCCCCACGGATTCTGGGGGGGGGGGCAACGAAACGCCGAATAAAAAAAGTGACACCCAGGTCAATATATTTAGGAAGAGTACGAAGTTAAAAAGGACTCCACCTAGTAGACGAGACGAGAGTGAAAAGTCTGCACTGGAGATGAAGGAAGCCGGGAAATCGCTGGGCGACCAGGCTGTGTTACCGGTTGAGGAGACTGGGAGGATGGGGAAGAAGAAGAGGAGGAGGCACCGAGAAGGCGCTGAAATCTTCGAGACAGCACAGAGGTTGAGGGAGGCAAGACAGAGGAGGATGGAAGAGGAAAAGGAGGACGCCGGTAAGCCTACGAAAGATGAAAGTAGGGAAAAACAGAAGGAAGAGATGGAAACATCCGAGGCACAGAAGCCCACAGAAGACAAAACGATAAGAGGAAAGCAAATTGTAACGAGCTCCCCGAAAGTAGAACAGAAATACGTGGATATGGGTATATCTGGGCAAGAGGAAATTGTGTCACCGGAAGAGTCGTTATCGGATTGGTTCTTTGACTTCGCAGTGGGAACAAACCCGAGCAAGCGAAAGAGAGTTGAAACTCCCAAGAACCTGAGTATAAAAAAAGAGAGCCTGGATAACCTAATAGTGAATATGACCGAGATTGAAGAAGAGTTAACAAAGCTGCTTAATACAGAAGCTGTAATAAAGGAAACGATGATGAAGGAGTTAAAAAGGATAAGAGACCTGATAACAGAGGAGATATTCGAAGCGAAGAGAATAGGAGAGCAATAG